From Candidatus Binataceae bacterium, a single genomic window includes:
- a CDS encoding enoyl-CoA hydratase/isomerase: protein MEFERVKLDIEENVGVLTLNHPEVMNAVSAEMLGGLMNALDQVENPKHGVRCLLVTGAGRGFCAGANLQPRTEGARASGDAGSVLETLYHPFLRRLRELPMPIVTAVNGAAAGVGMSFALMGDLCIAARSAYFLQAFRRIGLIPDGGSTWILPRLVGKARAMELSLLGERLPAEKALEWGLISRVFDDTELMTKAREFAHDLSNGPTVSLRLIRRLYWESPDNTYEEQLNLERQMQRIAGNSSDFAEGVRAFLEKRPAKFKGE from the coding sequence ATGGAATTTGAACGTGTCAAACTTGATATCGAAGAGAACGTCGGCGTCTTGACGCTCAACCATCCGGAGGTCATGAACGCGGTCTCGGCCGAGATGCTGGGTGGCCTCATGAACGCGCTTGACCAAGTCGAAAATCCCAAGCACGGCGTGCGATGCCTGCTCGTGACCGGAGCCGGACGCGGTTTCTGCGCAGGAGCCAATCTGCAGCCACGCACCGAAGGAGCGCGCGCTTCGGGCGACGCCGGATCGGTGCTGGAAACTCTGTATCATCCGTTTCTGCGGCGTCTGCGAGAACTGCCGATGCCAATCGTCACCGCGGTCAATGGCGCGGCGGCGGGCGTCGGGATGAGCTTCGCCCTGATGGGCGACCTTTGCATCGCCGCGCGCTCGGCCTATTTTCTCCAGGCGTTCCGTCGCATTGGCTTGATCCCCGACGGGGGTTCCACCTGGATTCTGCCCCGGCTGGTCGGCAAGGCGCGAGCGATGGAACTTTCGCTGCTCGGCGAGCGGCTGCCCGCGGAAAAGGCCCTGGAGTGGGGACTCATCAGCCGGGTGTTCGATGACACTGAGCTTATGACTAAGGCCAGGGAGTTCGCGCATGATCTGTCCAACGGACCGACCGTATCATTGCGCCTCATTAGGCGGCTGTATTGGGAGAGTCCCGACAACACCTACGAAGAACAACTGAACCTCGAGCGACAAATGCAAAGGATCGCGGGCAACTCGAGCGATTTCGCCGAAGGGGTCCGCGCGTTTCTGGAAAAACGCCCGGCAAAATTCAAAGGCGAGTGA
- a CDS encoding glucose 1-dehydrogenase: MRLKDKVAVVTGSGSGIGEATAKRLAAEGAAVVVVDLNQEGANRVADEIRKAGGKADALHANVGNPQELENMVRFATDKFGRLDILHNNAIRLYTGRVGEMSLEHWRKAVDIGLTAYWYATRCALQVMVGQRKGAIINTGSVSGLAGDYGLGAYNAIKAGVINLTRATAIEYARKGIRCNAVCPGAILTPPILKSRHALPELAKQTEAAIPMGRYGEPIEIANVVLFLASDEASYVNGTCIVADGGLTAHTGIPSVAGSGPDW; encoded by the coding sequence ATGAGGCTCAAAGACAAGGTCGCAGTGGTCACGGGCTCCGGCTCAGGTATCGGCGAGGCTACCGCGAAGCGGCTTGCGGCCGAAGGCGCGGCCGTCGTGGTGGTCGACCTAAACCAGGAAGGTGCCAATCGCGTAGCCGATGAAATACGCAAAGCGGGAGGCAAGGCGGATGCCCTCCATGCCAATGTCGGTAATCCGCAGGAACTCGAGAATATGGTGAGGTTCGCGACCGATAAATTCGGGCGGCTCGACATCCTGCACAACAACGCGATTCGCCTTTACACCGGGCGGGTCGGCGAAATGTCGCTCGAACATTGGCGCAAGGCGGTCGATATCGGGCTCACGGCCTATTGGTACGCGACGCGATGCGCGCTGCAAGTAATGGTGGGTCAGCGCAAAGGCGCAATCATCAACACCGGATCGGTTTCGGGGTTGGCCGGAGATTACGGGCTCGGCGCGTACAACGCGATCAAGGCGGGAGTCATCAATCTGACCCGCGCCACGGCGATTGAGTATGCGCGCAAGGGGATTCGCTGCAACGCGGTATGCCCAGGCGCGATTCTGACACCGCCGATTTTGAAATCGCGCCACGCGCTGCCCGAGTTGGCAAAGCAGACCGAGGCGGCGATTCCGATGGGCCGCTATGGCGAGCCCATCGAAATCGCCAACGTGGTGCTGTTTCTTGCCTCCGACGAGGCATCCTACGTCAACGGCACGTGCATCGTGGCGGACGGCGGCCTGACGGCGCATACCGGTATTCCGAGCGTGGCGGGAAGCGGACCGGATTGGTAA
- a CDS encoding secondary thiamine-phosphate synthase enzyme YjbQ — translation MRSNTKYLTMKVPARMDFVNITDEVAAAVKESGVREGLCLVNAMHITASVFINDNEPGLLDDYKRWLEALAPFDPSPQRYHHNRTGEDNADAHHKRQVMGREVVVAVTNGKLDFGPWEQIFYGEFDGRRPKRVLIKVIGE, via the coding sequence ATGCGTTCAAACACCAAGTACCTTACTATGAAGGTTCCGGCGCGGATGGATTTTGTGAACATCACCGACGAAGTCGCAGCCGCGGTAAAAGAAAGCGGCGTTCGCGAAGGACTATGCCTCGTGAATGCGATGCATATCACCGCATCGGTATTTATCAACGACAACGAACCCGGTCTCCTCGACGACTACAAACGATGGCTTGAAGCGCTGGCGCCGTTCGACCCGAGCCCGCAGCGCTACCATCACAACCGCACCGGCGAGGACAATGCCGACGCCCATCACAAGCGCCAGGTGATGGGGCGTGAAGTGGTCGTGGCGGTAACCAACGGCAAGCTCGACTTCGGACCGTGGGAGCAGATTTTTTATGGCGAGTTCGATGGCCGCCGACCCAAGCGCGTTCTTATAAAGGTGATCGGTGAGTAG
- a CDS encoding CoA transferase, with the protein MAGAPRMLEGYRVLDFSQFVAGPTCTRLLAEMGAEVIKVELAPHGDRIRADGLRPLDPKFKGTSHSTYYLQHNHSKLSFAIDMKNPRARQLVMAMLPKIDVVVENFAPGVIERMGFAYEEVKKVNPKIIMCSISMAGQTGRLSSKPGYDFIGQAYAGVTDGIGEEEGPPALTTMAIGDISTGVAAAMAIGFALLHRERTGEGQYLDASLVDTYFHMHEKRVPLVSLRGDKFRPSRSGSIHPDGGTTGIFHYRNNQYVLLAVTPHQWPQLLKAMKMPQLGEDPRFNSARGRRDNRLELRDEIEKWLSGFATRDEAIAVLDAERVPCAPVLSVNEAVNHPHMNERKTVRWVDDPQLGRVAITSVPVKFSAWPDRDNVHASLLGEDNERVLKELAGVSSEEIRKLYEQGVLVRDKTLPN; encoded by the coding sequence ATGGCAGGTGCACCGCGGATGCTTGAGGGGTATCGAGTTCTGGATTTCTCACAGTTCGTTGCGGGTCCCACCTGCACGCGGCTACTGGCAGAGATGGGCGCGGAAGTTATCAAGGTGGAACTGGCACCTCACGGCGACCGAATCCGCGCCGACGGCCTGAGGCCGCTCGACCCCAAGTTCAAGGGCACCAGCCACAGCACCTATTATCTCCAGCATAACCACAGCAAACTGAGCTTCGCGATCGACATGAAGAATCCGCGCGCGCGGCAGCTGGTGATGGCGATGCTTCCGAAGATCGACGTCGTGGTGGAAAACTTCGCTCCCGGGGTTATCGAACGCATGGGGTTCGCCTACGAGGAGGTCAAGAAAGTTAATCCGAAGATCATCATGTGCTCGATCTCGATGGCGGGTCAGACCGGGCGGCTCTCTTCCAAGCCGGGCTACGATTTCATCGGGCAGGCATACGCGGGAGTCACCGACGGTATCGGCGAGGAAGAAGGTCCGCCGGCGCTGACCACCATGGCGATCGGAGACATCTCGACTGGAGTGGCTGCGGCGATGGCAATCGGCTTCGCACTGCTCCATCGCGAAAGGACCGGAGAGGGGCAATATCTCGACGCTTCGCTGGTCGACACCTACTTTCATATGCACGAGAAACGAGTACCTCTGGTGTCGCTGCGCGGCGACAAGTTCCGTCCCTCGCGCAGCGGCTCGATCCATCCGGATGGGGGCACCACTGGAATTTTCCACTACCGCAACAATCAGTACGTTCTGCTCGCGGTAACCCCCCATCAGTGGCCGCAACTGCTCAAAGCGATGAAGATGCCCCAGCTCGGCGAAGATCCCCGATTCAATTCCGCGCGCGGACGGCGCGACAATCGCTTGGAGTTGCGCGATGAAATCGAGAAGTGGTTGTCGGGATTTGCTACTCGCGACGAAGCGATCGCCGTGCTGGATGCGGAGCGGGTGCCGTGCGCTCCGGTGCTCTCGGTCAACGAAGCCGTAAATCACCCGCATATGAATGAGCGTAAGACGGTGCGATGGGTGGACGATCCCCAGTTAGGCCGCGTTGCGATCACGTCAGTGCCGGTCAAATTCTCGGCGTGGCCGGATCGCGATAACGTGCACGCGTCGCTCTTGGGCGAGGACAACGAGCGCGTACTCAAGGAGCTGGCGGGTGTGAGTAGCGAAGAGATTCGCAAGCTTTACGAGCAGGGTGTGCTGGTGCGCGACAAAACCCTGCCGAATTAG